A single window of Dermochelys coriacea isolate rDerCor1 chromosome 2, rDerCor1.pri.v4, whole genome shotgun sequence DNA harbors:
- the ASNS gene encoding asparagine synthetase [glutamine-hydrolyzing]: protein MCGIWALFGSDECLSVQCLSAMKIAHRGPDAFRFENVNGFTNCCFGFHRLAIVDQLYGMQPIRVKKFPYLWLCYNGEIYNFRQLQKQFGFEYQTLVDGEVILHLYNRGGIEQTASMLDGVFAFILLDTANRKVFLGRDTYGVRPLFKVLTEDGFLGVCSEAKGLINLKHSLSSCSKVEPFLPGHYEVLDLKPSGKVASVELVKFHSCKDEPLHAAYDTMEHLPAGLDLETVKSNIRLLFENAVRKRLMSHRRIGCLLSGGLDSSLVAAMLVKLMKESSISYPLQTFAIGMEDSPDLLAARKVAAYIGSEHHEVIFNSEEGIQALEEVIFSLETYDITTVRASVGMYLVSKHISKKTDSVVIFSGEGSDELTQGYIYFHKAPSPEEAMEDSERLLRELYMFDVLRADRTTAAHGLELRVPFLDHRFTSYYLSLPPKLRIPKNGIEKHLLRESFQDSNLLPKEILWRPKEAFSDGITSLKKSWFSILQEHVDVQVADHLLEKAAEKFSFNPPKTKEGYYYRQIFEKHYPGRADWLSHYWMPRWIEATDPSARTLKHYKSATKE from the exons ATGTGTGGTATCTGGGCCCTTTTTGGAAGCGATGAATGTCTTTCTGTCCAGTGTCTAAGTGCCATGAAAATAGCTCACCGAGGTCCTGATGCATTTCGTTTTGAAAACGTCAATGGCTTCACCAACTGTTGTTTTGGTTTCCATCGTCTTGCGATTGTTGATCAACTATATGGCATGCAGCCTATTCGGGTGAAGAAGTTTCCATATTTATGGCTATGTTACAATGGAGAAATCTACAACTTCAGACAG CTGCAAAAGCAGTTTGGATTTGAATACCAAACTTTAGTAGATGGCGAGGTAATCCTTCATCTTTACAACAGAGGAGGAATAGAGCAAACAGCCTCCATGCTAGATGGTGTGTTTGCATTCATCCTGCTGGACACAGCAAACAGGAAAGTGTTTCTGGGAAGAGATACGTATGGAGTCAGACCATTGTTTAAGGTGCTGACTGAAGATGGATTCTTGGGTGTCTGCTCTGAGGCAAAAG GTCTTATCAACTTAAAGCACTCCCTGTCCTCTTGTTCTAAAGTGGAGCCAtttcttcctggacactatgaaGTATTGGATTTAAAACCATCTGGCAAAGTTGCATCAGTGGAACTGGTAAAATTTCATAGTTGTAAAGATGAACCTCTGCATGCTGCTTATGATACAATGGAACATCTGCCTGCAG GTTTGGATCTTGAAACGGTGAAAAGCAACATTCGGCTTCTGTTTGAAAATGCTGTTAGAAAACGTTTAATGAGTCACAGAAGAATTGGCTGTCTTTTGTCAG GGGGTTTGGATTCCAGTTTGGTTGCTGCAATGCTTGTGAAACTGATGAAAGAATCAAGCATCAGTTACCCTTTACAAACCTTTGCCATTGGAATGGAAGACAGTCCTGATTTATTGGCTGCCAGAAAG GTAGCTGCTTATATTGGCAGTGAACATCATGAAGTAATATTTAATTCTGAAGAAGGAATTCAGGCATTAGAAGAAGTTATTTTTAGCTTGGAAACATATGATATTACAACAGTAAGAGCTTCAGTTG gtATGTATCTGGTTTCCAAACACATAAGCAAGAAAACAGACAGTGTGGTCATTTTCTCAGGGGAAGGCTCAGATGAGCTTACACAAGGCTATATCTATTTCCATAAG GCCCCGTCTCCTGAAGAAGCTATGGAAGACAGTGAGAGGCTTCTGAGAGAACTCTACATGTTTGATGTACTTCGTGCAGACAGAACTACTGCAGCTCATGG tcTTGAACTGAGAGTCCCATTTTTGGATCACCGGTTTACTTCTTATTACCTGTCCCTGCCACCAAAACTCAGAATTCCAAAG AATGGAATTGAAAAGCATCTCTTGAGAGAATCGTTTCAGGATTCCAACTTGCTTCCTAAAGAAATACTCTGGAGACCCAAAGAAGCCTTCAGTGATGGTATAACATCTCTCAAGAAGTCTTGGTTTTCAATTCTCCAAGAGCATGTTGATGTCCAG GTTGCTGACCATCTGCTGGAAAAGGCAGCAGAaaaattttcttttaatcctCCTAAGACTAAAGAAGGTTACTACTACCGCCAGATCTTTGAGAAGCACTACCCTGGGCGAGCTGATTGGCTCTCCCATTACTGGATGCCAAGATGGATTGAAGCTACTGATCCTTCTGCTCGCACATTGAAACATTACAAGTCAGCTACCAAAGAATAA